The genomic window CCCGAAGCCGCTATCGACCGCGACGAGTTCGAGCATGCCATCGCGGACCGCACCGAGGAATCCCACATCGGCGACTCGGTGGATCCACCCACAGAACCAGCGAACCCGGACGCCATCACCGAACCCGGGAATGCGGACGCCATCTCCTGGACGAACCCCACCGACGCGGATGGACCTGCGTCGGAAGCAGTCGACGCCGCACTGGCGGACTCCGGTCCGCGGACTCACACGATCGAGGACGACGGCCTCGACGACGCGCCGGCGGTCGGCGGCGGCCCGAAGCGCACCGTTTCCACGAGCGGAATCGACGGCGTGTTCGACAAGCTCGAGTCCGGAACGACCGACGACGCTCCAGCCCACACAGCTATGTCAGATTCGATAGACGCCGACACCGACGCCGCGACCGACGAAGACGAATCGAGCACCGACCCCGTCGAGACGCCGCAGGGCCTCACGGGCGGACCGACCCGGACGGTCTCGTCCACGAGCGCCGACGACATCCTCCAGCGAGCCACGGGGAGCGACGACTTCGATTCGATCGCCGCCGAGGAAGGGGAGGCCGACCCGGACGCGGTCCTCGCCGACGCCGACGGGGTCCCGGAAGCGATCGAGGACGAGGTCGAGACCGGCAGCGGCGACGACGGTGCGGACGAACGTGCGGAGGACGCCGAACGGCCCCAGCACGCCGAAGCGGAGTCGGACTCCGAGACCGAGCGCGGTGGCGCTACGCCGCCGACGGTCGACCCCGCGGCGCCGGAACCCGCCATCCCAGCGGACGACGAGCACCCGACCGGTCCACAGACGCGCCGCGTGGAGGACATCGGTGCCGCCGAGACGTCCGAGACCGAGGAGGACGACGAGCAGGACGCTGCTCGCGACGGCGGCAGCGAGCCGGTGGCCGAGGGGTCAGGAGACGGCGATCTGCCGGTGGTCAGCACGTCGAGACGCTCGGCGAGTGATGCCGCTCACGACGATCGCCGTGACGCCGGGGGTGCCGAAGGCGCGTCTGGCGGCACCGATCGCGGCGCACCGACGGACGATGCCGAGTCGCCGTCGCTGGGCGACCGAGGCAACGCCGAGGACGCGACGGCCTCCGACGAACCGAGCAGCGCCGCCGATGCGAGCCCGTCTATCGATGCGACCGAGTCTCCCGAAGCGAGCGGTGCCGCCGATGCGAGCCCGTCTATCGATGCGACCGAGTCTCCCGAAGCGAGCGGTGCCGCCGATGCGAGCGCGTCTTCCGATACGACCGAGTCTGCCGATGTCAGCGGTGCCTCCGATGGGAACGAGTCCGCCGATGCAGGCGCGACCTCGGAAGCGAGTAGATCCTCGGACGATCACACCGCCGGTGCGCCCGAGCGTGGTGACGGCATCGGCGCCGACCTGCACGGCGACGACGTCGAACTCCGGTGCGGCACCCAGACGGTCGATCGGGGTAGCGATCCGGCACCCGACCTCTCGGCGGTCGAAGCCGAGGACGGGACGGGTGCCAGTGCGGACGGCCCACTGGCTGGCGCCGGCGGCCTCCGGCCTGACGACGGCCCGCTGGCTGGCGCCGGCGGCCTCCGGCCTGACGACGGCCCGCAGGCCGACGCCAGCGACGACGCGGCGCCGTCGGACGCCACGGCCGCTCCCGCTTCCGATGGCGATCAGTCTGCAGCGGAGAACGCGGAGTCCACGGAGTCGGGGCAGGGGCTCGTCAGCCGAATCGCGTCGCGACTGTTCGGCGAGTGACCCGGACGGGCCCCACTGCCGGTCGAACGGCCGGCCGTCTCAGGAGTCGAGGAACGCCTCGATGCGGTTCGTCGCTTCCTTCAGGTCGTCGAGCCCCGTCGCGTAGGAGACCCGGAGGTGGCCGGCGCCGCCCTCCCCGAACACGTCGCCGGGGACGGCCGCCACGCCGGCCTCGGTGAGGAGGTCCTCGGCGAAGGCCTCCGCGTCGCCGCCGGGCACCTCCGGAAACACGTAGAAGGCGCCCTTGGCCTCGAAGCAGTCCATCCCCAGTTCCTCGAATCGGGAGAGGACGAACCGCCGCCGTCGATCGTACTCGGCGACCATGTCCTCGACCTCGTCGTCGCAAGAGCGTAGCGCCTCGATCGCGGCGTGCTGGGCGGTCGTCGGCGCCGAGAGCATCGTGTACTGGTGGATGCGATTGAGGGCCGCGATCACGTCCGGCGGCCCCATCGCGTAGCCGAGCCGGAGGCCGGTCATCGCGTGGGCCTTCGAAAAGCCGTTGAGGACGATGGACCGCTCGCGCATGCCGGGGAGCGTCGCGATCGAGACGTGCTCCTGGCCGTAGGTGAGGTCCGCGTAGATCTCGTCGGCGAGGACGACGAGGTCGTTTTCCCGGCAGAACTCGGCGACTTCCCGGAGTTCCTCCTCCGGCATAATCGCCCCGGTGGGGTTGTTCGGGTAGCAGTAGAGGAGGACGTCGGCGTCCTCGGCACCGGCCTCGCGCATCGCTTCGGGCGTGAGCCGGAAGTCGTCCTGCGCGGTCGGGATCGGCCACGACTCGCCGCCGGCGAACCGGACGCCGGGTTCGTAGGAGACGTAGGTCGGGTCCGGGACCGCGACGACGTCGCCGGGATCGACGATCGCCCGGAGCGCGACGTCGACGGCCTCGCTGACGCCCGTCGTCACGAGAATCTCGTCGTCGGGGTCGTACTGGAGGTCGTAGGAATCGTCGACGTGCTGGCTGATCTC from Salinarchaeum sp. Harcht-Bsk1 includes these protein-coding regions:
- a CDS encoding pyridoxal phosphate-dependent aminotransferase; amino-acid sequence: MSEQEDSRSREEPGHQFTISQRVQNTPPSGIRRFFELAEEAEDVISLGVGEPDFSAPWAARDAAIHSLEQGRTSYTANRGKRELREEISQHVDDSYDLQYDPDDEILVTTGVSEAVDVALRAIVDPGDVVAVPDPTYVSYEPGVRFAGGESWPIPTAQDDFRLTPEAMREAGAEDADVLLYCYPNNPTGAIMPEEELREVAEFCRENDLVVLADEIYADLTYGQEHVSIATLPGMRERSIVLNGFSKAHAMTGLRLGYAMGPPDVIAALNRIHQYTMLSAPTTAQHAAIEALRSCDDEVEDMVAEYDRRRRFVLSRFEELGMDCFEAKGAFYVFPEVPGGDAEAFAEDLLTEAGVAAVPGDVFGEGGAGHLRVSYATGLDDLKEATNRIEAFLDS